The sequence below is a genomic window from Ignavibacteriales bacterium.
CCACAGCGCTTTCTATCAGCACAACAACAACAACGGGAAGACTGAACAGTGATGGTCTTAACACTATCCCGTCCAAAGCCCAGAGGCTTGCGGCTATTATTATAAAAACGGGTGCGAGTCTTTGCATAAAACTAATTTCAAAATTTGATTTGCAAAATTAAGTATGATTCATTTCTAAACCTAAATGTGAAATTCCGCTGCTGACAAACCATAGAGACTTAACAAAATGTTGTGTCCTAATTTCACTTTTAGATTCAAATTAGCAATCTGTCATTCTGAATTTATTTCAGAATCTTTTCAATTAAGTAGATCCCGAATGGCAATGCCATCGGGATGACTATTTGTGAAATTAGGACACTACTTAACAAAAATATTTCTTGCCTTTTTACTGAATTAAAAATATGTTGCTTCAGCATAAGGCAATAAAACTCACACCCGCTGATATTGCATATTCATTTCTACAGTTGATACCCGATAAACCTGTTAACGATCTGAAATATTATTGTTCATCATAAATAGGATTTAAGATGCCGTCAATATCATTAAGCGTTTCGTTACAAGAAGAATATACACGGTTGTTTAATACGTGTAATATTAAGACTGAAAAATTTCCGGATGTCGAGAATATTATTTCAAAGTTATCAGCAAATAAATCCAGGTATGAAAACGCAGTTGCAGGATTGAAAATTCCATGGTACTTCGTCGCGGTTATTCACAATATGGAATCATCGTTAAATTTTTCAAGGCATTTGCATAACGGAGATCCGTTAACCGCACGCACAAAACAGGTTCCAGCAGGCAGACCAGTTGATGGTGATCCGCCGTTCACATGGGAGGAAAGTGCAATGGATGCTCTGATGTATAAGAAACTTGAACAATGGGAGAATTGGAGTTTACCGGGTATTCTTTATCAGCTTGAAAAATATAACGGGTGGGGATATCGTTCAAAACACCCGGAAGTTCTTTCACCGTATCTATGGAGTTTTTCCAATCACTATACCAGAGGCAAATATATTGCCGACGGAACATGGTCTGATACCGCCGTGTCAAAGCAAAGCGGCGCAGCGGTACTGTTACGCCGTATGGCGGAGAAGGGAATAATTATTTTTCCCGGTGAACCCGTAATAGCAGTTGATGATGATGTTGATAAACCGGCGATTAGTTTTTCAAATAAAGTTATCCCTTACGGTGATGAGCTGCAAAAATTCTTAAACCGGTTTCCGGGTATTTATCTTAAAGAGGATGGTAAGCCGGGTAAAAAAACTTCTGAGGCATTTAAAAAAATTACAGGTTATTATCTGAAAGGAGATGACAGAGCATAATGAAACAAAAAAATTTTATCGCTTATCATGTAGAAACGATTGCCTTATTACTTGTATCATTTCTCTCATTAGAATGCACACCGGTAGCGAATTATAGTCCGATAGCTTATGAACAGGCAGTCACTTTAAAAGTAGAATCACTTGAAATAATGGAACTTGCGACGGGAGAATATTCAGCTAATGAAGAAACGGTAAAAGAACTGAAGAGAAATCTTAATATTGCTTATGAGTTTTCCAAAGGAAGATTGAATAATGAAATTTCCACCAAACAATGGGAGATACTTCTGGATCCGGAAAAAAACCTGCTGGGAGGATTTTTAGTTAGATGGCAGAATGCCGGTTCACTTTCCGAAATGTTCATAAGTGAAATGAAAAAAATTGTATCCGACGCTTTTGATACGATCATCGGACTTGAAGGCGGAAAAATAAAACCATCCGAAATTAATTAAAGGAATAGTTATGCCTGATTTTAAAGATCTGCTTAATACTATAAAGAATGACCTTATAGCACTCGCGAAAGATAATTTTGATGAATTGAAAGACGAGATACTAAAAGACGGAAGTGCATTTGCTAAAAAACTTCAGGATGATGTCCTCCGCTGGGGTGAAGGATTGGCTGGCGGTCATCTTACACCCGGAGATGTGGAGTTTTTAGTAAAAGCCAAAAAAGACCTTGCAGAGATGGAAGCCTTAAAACTTGCGGGACTATCTAAAATCAAACTTGAAAAACTGAAGAACCAGATCATTGATACTGTGATAGGATCAGTAATTAAAGTGTTTGCCTGACCCGGTATATCGAAGACAGTCGTGACTTTCGAATTATTTAATAATAATTAAAGACCATTTAAACCATTCAAAACCATCCGGAATCAAAACGTTAAAGAATATGAACTAAAAATGTTTAATGGACAATCTCAAATACACAATTACAGGGAAAGCAGTTTGATCGATTCACCTGAATCGGCTGTTGTAAAAGAAGCTCAATCAGGGAGTCATTCTGCGTTTGAATTTTTATACAAACAAAACGTGGGAAAAATATTTGCAGTGTGTCTCCGGCTGATCGCTGACAGAACCCGCGCGGAAGAATTAACACAGGATGTTTTTGTGAGAGCGTGGGAGAATCTTAATTCCTTCAGAGGCGAAAGTTTGTTCTCAACATGGCTTTACAGGCTTGCAGTGAATGTTGTTCTCGTGGATATGCGGACAGTTAAGAGACGTTCATTAAGATTTTCAGGTTTAAGCAGTCTGTTAAAGTTCACAAAGAAAACTGAACATAATCATGGTGATTCAATTGATCTTGAAAAAGCTGTTTCAACATTGCCTGAAAAAGCAAGGGTTGTTTTTGTACTTCATGATGTTGAAGGTTACAAACATGAAGAGATAAGTGAGATGCTCGGTATTGCTGAAGGAACAACGAAAGCTCAGCTACACCGGGCAAGAAAGTTATTAAGGGAGGTTCTTGTAAAATGAAATGCAAAGAAGTTAAATATTATATAAATGATTATGCCGATGGTTTACTCCCCGATGAAATGAGAGAAGATATTCATGCGCATATCCTGATCTGTGAAAAATGCAGGAATGAATATGAAGAGATTCAATCAATAAAATCGGAGGCGGCAAATCTTCCTGATGAAATTTTTCCTTCGCAGGAATTATGGGAAGGTATAAACAGCCGGATCAATCCGGGAAAGAAACAAGTAAACCGTGAAGCGAAAATTTATAACATCGCCTCAAACAAATCCGTTAGTACATTCGGTGAATCGCTTACACTGCGATTCAAACAGCCGTCACATAAAAGAACAATTTATGCTGCCGGCTTAGCTTTTGTGCTTATGGTTATTGTTTCGATTAGTCTGCTTACACTCCCGGGTCCCGCACCGGCGGCATTCCTCCAGGTGCAGAGTCTTGAAGGGACTTCAAAAATAAGTGATGAACAATTCAGTGATATCGGTCTTATAAAAATAGGCGACTGGCTTGAAACAGATGCTCTTTCACGTGCTAAAATAATTGTCGGATCAATCGGTGAGGTTGAAGTTGAACAGGACTCACGAATTAAACTGGTTCAGACAAAAGCCAATGAACACAGGTTAGCGCTTGATAAAGGAAAAATTCATGCAACTATCTGGGCGCCGCCAAGATTGTTCTTTGTAGAAACACCTTCCGCGACCGCTGTTGATCTCGGATGTATGTATTCGCTTGAAGTTGATGATAACGGTTCAACATTTTTACACGTTACCTCGGGATGGGTAGCGCTTGAAAACAACGGACAGGAATCCATCATTCCAGCCGGTGCAGTGTGCGCTACGTACAAATCATCGGGAACCGGAACTCCGTATTTCAAAAATTCAGATGAAAAATTTATCAACACGTTACAATTGTTTGATTCAGGTGTAAGAGATGTTGCTGTTATTAATGAACTATTGAAGACCAAAAGCAAAGATGATCTGCTCAGCCTGTGGCATATCATACCTAAGGTTGATGAAAAGTCGCGCGGAGAAATTTTTGCAGCAATGAAAAAATTAGTTGATGTTCCTGATACTATCACCAAAGAAAAAATAATCACCGCGGATAAAAAAACACTTGATGAACTCTGGGAAGTACTTGGGTTTGGAAGTAAATCTTTGTGGAAGATTTGATCACGAATAAGAATAAGAGAAAGATAAAGAGGTATTACAATGTTTATTAAAAAGTTGAATTCCCGAAAACTTGTCGTAACAGCAATTATTGTTTCAACAATGCTTGCTCTTGGTATGCTGTTCCAATCATCTGACCCGACTGGAAAAAACTGGCAGATAAAAATCAGATCAGAGAATGAACCTGGGGAAAAACTTGTTGTTACCGGAAAGGTATTTGAAAGTGATGGCAAAACTCCCGTCGAAGATGTTGAAATACTTGTATATCATACGGACGCAAACGGATACTACGGTGAAGGTGATGACCGGCTTGACGGGATAATGTTCACAAACTCCGAAGGACGCTATGAATATCACACAATAAAACCTGCGCCTTATCCGGGAGGAACAAACCCGGCACATGTGCATTACAGGTTAAGAGGGAAAAATATTCCTGAGCAATGGTTTGAACTTCAGTTTGCAGATGATCCTCACTTGAAAAAGGAACAGATTGAAAAAGAAATGAAAAAGAAAAACTTTTCTCAGATTCAAAAACTCACGAAGGATTCTGACGGCTCACTTAAATGTGAAATGGATATAATGATAGAAAGGTAATTGGTTTATCACATTTTGAAGTTTGACACCGGGAAAAATCTTTTCATTTACTAAGGGCTTATGATTTCTTAATTTGACCTCACTTTTTATAACACAAAATTCTGTTGAGGTCCGAATGAAAAACTCCAGACTGATTATTATTTTCTTACTGCTTGTGGCAGGAACTTCTTATTACTTCTTTGACTTAAACACATACAAACCTGACCCCAAAAAAATATTTAAAACTTCAGGCGCTTTAAAAGCTATGCAGTTTATGAATATGAAAAGGTCATACCCCGGAACTGATATTCCATCTGATGGTTATCAAAAAGCATACGATTATTCCAGACTTACGTTTGATAAGTCGGCGAATAAATTAACGACATACACCTGGGAACAAATCGGTCCACACAACATAGGCGGAAGAACACTTGATGTAGAATTCAATCCTCAGAATCCGAATACAATTTTTGCGGGAGCGGCAAGCGGCGGATTGTGGAGGAGTTATACCGGCGGACTTGGTGCAATGGCATGGGAAAGAATTGAAACGGGATTCCCTATGCTCGGCGTAAGTTCAATCGCGATTCAGCAGAGTGATTCAAATACAATTTATATCGGCACCGGTGAAGTATATAATTACCAGATGTCTTTAGG
It includes:
- a CDS encoding RNA polymerase sigma factor, whose amino-acid sequence is MFNGQSQIHNYRESSLIDSPESAVVKEAQSGSHSAFEFLYKQNVGKIFAVCLRLIADRTRAEELTQDVFVRAWENLNSFRGESLFSTWLYRLAVNVVLVDMRTVKRRSLRFSGLSSLLKFTKKTEHNHGDSIDLEKAVSTLPEKARVVFVLHDVEGYKHEEISEMLGIAEGTTKAQLHRARKLLREVLVK
- a CDS encoding zf-HC2 domain-containing protein, with protein sequence MKCKEVKYYINDYADGLLPDEMREDIHAHILICEKCRNEYEEIQSIKSEAANLPDEIFPSQELWEGINSRINPGKKQVNREAKIYNIASNKSVSTFGESLTLRFKQPSHKRTIYAAGLAFVLMVIVSISLLTLPGPAPAAFLQVQSLEGTSKISDEQFSDIGLIKIGDWLETDALSRAKIIVGSIGEVEVEQDSRIKLVQTKANEHRLALDKGKIHATIWAPPRLFFVETPSATAVDLGCMYSLEVDDNGSTFLHVTSGWVALENNGQESIIPAGAVCATYKSSGTGTPYFKNSDEKFINTLQLFDSGVRDVAVINELLKTKSKDDLLSLWHIIPKVDEKSRGEIFAAMKKLVDVPDTITKEKIITADKKTLDELWEVLGFGSKSLWKI